Proteins from one Caretta caretta isolate rCarCar2 chromosome 12, rCarCar1.hap1, whole genome shotgun sequence genomic window:
- the LOC125620616 gene encoding uncharacterized protein LOC125620616 gives MEAGFGDEEDDDDDDDDEVVDSSQQASGETGFPVSQELFLTLDLEPVPPEPTQGCLLDPAGGEGTSAACVSMITGSSPSQRLVKLRKKKKRTRDEMFSELMLSSRTDRAQTNAWRQIMSECRKAQNDREERWRAEESKWRADESKWRAEDRAEAQTWRQRDERRQDSMLRLLEDQTSMLQCMAELQQRPPHLVSLCQVPVLHILLDNARGV, from the exons atggaagcaggttttggggacgaagaagatgatgatgatgatgatgatgatgaggttgtagatagctcacagcaagcaagcggagaaaccggttttcccgtcagccaggaactgtttctcaccctggacctggagccagtaccccccgaacccacccaaggctgcctcctggacccagcaggcggagaagggacctctg ctgcatgtgtttcaatgatcacaggatcttctccttcccagaggctagtgaagcttagaaagaaaaaaaaacgcactcgcgatgaaatgttctccgagctcatgctgtcctcccgcactgacagagcacagacgaatgcgtggaggcaaataatgtcagagtgcaggaaagcacaaaatgaccgggaggagaggtggcgggctgaagagagtaagtggcgggctgacgagagtaagtggcgggctgaagacagggctgaagctcaaacgtggcggcagcgtgatgagaggaggcaggattcaatgctgaggctgctggaggatcaaaccagtatgctccagtgtatggctgagctgcagcaaaggcctCCTcacctggtatcgctttgccaggttccggtgctgcatatactgctggataatgcgcgtggtgtttaa